A single Xiphias gladius isolate SHS-SW01 ecotype Sanya breed wild chromosome 18, ASM1685928v1, whole genome shotgun sequence DNA region contains:
- the LOC120804517 gene encoding embryonic polyadenylate-binding protein-like isoform X4, giving the protein MNSSGPAYPLASLYVGDLHPDVTEAMLYQKFSPAGPIMSIRVCRDIITRRSLGYAYINFQQPADAECALDTMNYDVIKGRPIRIMWSQRDPGLRKSGVGNIFIKNMDESIDNKALYDTFSAFGNILSCKVVCDDKGSKGYGFVHFETQEAANRAIETMNGMLLNDRKVRKTGIRHLESGIVNPKAHFLGEKCQLSLLSFVGHFKSRKEREVEFGTKAMKFTNVYIKNFGEDYSDEKLKEVFSTFGRTLSVRVMKDERGRSRGFGFVNYANHVDAQKAVDEMNGKEINGKIIYAGRAQKRLERQGELKRKFDQIKQDRIQRYQGVNLYVKNLDDSIDDERLRKEFAPYGTITSAKVMTDGSQSKGFGFVCFSSPEEATKAVTEMNGRIVATKPLYVALAQRREERKAILTNKYMQRLATLRTMTSPIIDSYQQAGYYMTVPQPPTRSFYNHNAVSNMRPVPRWTGQPPRPQGPYSNQFVGNSVARRGSTAIATVRQASTQAPRIVSSTQKTRGRTDVPGVIRSSQYKYSSAVRNPQQVVPAPVMEPPLHVHGKEPLTASMLAAAPLVDQKQLLGERLYPLIHAIHPNLAGKITGMLLEIDNSELLHMLESPGSLHSKVDEAIAVLQAHQAKECSAKK; this is encoded by the exons ATGAACAGCAGTGGACCAGCATATCCACTAGCCTCTTTGTATGTAGGGGACCTGCACCCCGATGTTACAGAGGCCATGCTCTACCAGAAGTTTTCTCCTGCTGGACCCATCATGTCAATCCGTGTGTGCCGAGACATCATCACCCGCAGATCTCTGGGATATGCCTACATAAACTTCCAGCAACCAGCTGATG cgGAGTGTGCCCTCGATACAATGAACTATGACGTTATAAAGGGTCGGCCAATCCGAATAATGTGGTCTCAGCGTGACCCAGGACTCAGGAAGTCTGGTGTGGGTAACATCTTTATCAAGAACATGGATGAGTCTATTGACAACAAGGCACTGTATGATACCTTCTCGGCCTTTGGCAATATTTTGTCCTGCAAG GTTGTTTGTGATGACAAAGGATCCAAAGGCTATGGCTTTGTTCACTTTGAGACTCAGGAGGCTGCAAACCGGGCCATTGAAACCATGAATGGGATGCTGCTGAATGATAGGAAAGT TCGAAAGACAGGTATACGTCATTTGGAATCTGGCATTGTCAACCCAAAGGCCCATTTCCTGGGAGAAAAATGTCAGTTGTCCCTGCTTAG TTTTGTTGGCCACTTCAAGTCTCGCAAGGAAAGAGAGGTGGAGTTTGGCACCAAAGCTATGAAGTTCACCAACGTCTACATCAAAAACTTTGGTGAAGACTACAGTGATGAGAAACTCAAGGAAGTCTTTTCTACATTTG GACGGACTCTCAGTGTGCGGGTGATGAAGGATGAGAGGGGGCGATCACGAGGATTTGGCTTTGTAAACTATGCTAACCACGTAGATGCTCAGAAG GCAGTTGATGAAATGAATGGGAAGGAGATCAATGGGAAAATCATCTATGCAGGGCGGGCTCAGAAGCGTCTGGAACGCCAGGGAGAGCTCAAACGCAAGTTTGACCAGATCAAACAAGACCGCATCCAGCGCTATCAG GGGGTGAATCTCTATGTAAAGAACTTGGATGATAGCATAGATGACGAGAGACTCCGGAAGGAGTTTGCCCCTTATGGCACCATCACCAGTGCTAAG GTGATGACAGATGGCTCCCAAAGCAAGGGCTTTggctttgtctgtttctcttcaccAGAAGAAGCAACAAAAGCGGTGACGGAAATGAACGGGAGAATTGTTGCAACCAAGCCACTGTACGTGGCTCTGGCTCAGCGGAGGGAGGAGCGTAAAGCAATCCTTACCAACAAGTACATGCAGAGACTTGCTACCCTGAGGACCATGACAAGTCCAATCATTGATTCATACCAGCAGGCCGGATACTACATGACTGTACCGCAG CCTCCCACTCGCTCCTTCTACAACCACAATGCTGTCAGCAACATGAGGCCAGTACCTCGCTGGACAGGACAACCACCGAGACCACAGG GCCCTTACTCGAACCAGTTTGTTGGTAATTCTGTTGCTCGACGTGGATCAACAGCCATCGCTACAGTCAGACAGGCTTCCACCCAGGCTCCACGTATTGTCAGTTCTACACAGAAGACAA GAGGACGTACAGACGTGCCAGGTGTGATCAGAAGCAGCCAGTACAAGTACTCGTCTGCAGTGAGGAACCCTCAGCAG GTTGTTCCAGCCCCAGTGATGGAGCCACCACTGCACGTTCACGGCAAAGAGCCACTCACTGCCTCTATGCTGGCCGCAGCTCCACTAGTGGATCAGAAGCAGCTTCTTG GCGAGCGTTTGTACCCACTCATCCACGCAATTCACCCAAACTTGGCTGGAAAAATCACCGGGATGCTGCTGGAGATCGACAACTCGGAGCTGCTGCACATGCTGGAGTCGCCCGGGTCTCTGCACTCAAAG GTTGACGAGGCGATTGCTGTCCTGCAGGCTCACCAGGCGAAGGAATGCTCTGCTAAGAAGTGA
- the LOC120804517 gene encoding embryonic polyadenylate-binding protein-like isoform X3: MNSSGPAYPLASLYVGDLHPDVTEAMLYQKFSPAGPIMSIRVCRDIITRRSLGYAYINFQQPADAECALDTMNYDVIKGRPIRIMWSQRDPGLRKSGVGNIFIKNMDESIDNKALYDTFSAFGNILSCKVVCDDKGSKGYGFVHFETQEAANRAIETMNGMLLNDRKVRKTGIRHLESGIVNPKAHFLGEKCQLSLLSFVGHFKSRKEREVEFGTKAMKFTNVYIKNFGEDYSDEKLKEVFSTFGRTLSVRVMKDERGRSRGFGFVNYANHVDAQKAVDEMNGKEINGKIIYAGRAQKRLERQGELKRKFDQIKQDRIQRYQGVNLYVKNLDDSIDDERLRKEFAPYGTITSAKVMTDGSQSKGFGFVCFSSPEEATKAVTEMNGRIVATKPLYVALAQRREERKAILTNKYMQRLATLRTMTSPIIDSYQQAGYYMTVPQPPTRSFYNHNAVSNMRPVPRWTGQPPRPQGPYSNQFVGNSVARRGSTAIATVRQASTQAPRIVSSTQKTNNIGTQTIGGRTDVPGVIRSSQYKYSSAVRNPQQVVPAPVMEPPLHVHGKEPLTASMLAAAPLVDQKQLLGERLYPLIHAIHPNLAGKITGMLLEIDNSELLHMLESPGSLHSKVDEAIAVLQAHQAKECSAKK; the protein is encoded by the exons ATGAACAGCAGTGGACCAGCATATCCACTAGCCTCTTTGTATGTAGGGGACCTGCACCCCGATGTTACAGAGGCCATGCTCTACCAGAAGTTTTCTCCTGCTGGACCCATCATGTCAATCCGTGTGTGCCGAGACATCATCACCCGCAGATCTCTGGGATATGCCTACATAAACTTCCAGCAACCAGCTGATG cgGAGTGTGCCCTCGATACAATGAACTATGACGTTATAAAGGGTCGGCCAATCCGAATAATGTGGTCTCAGCGTGACCCAGGACTCAGGAAGTCTGGTGTGGGTAACATCTTTATCAAGAACATGGATGAGTCTATTGACAACAAGGCACTGTATGATACCTTCTCGGCCTTTGGCAATATTTTGTCCTGCAAG GTTGTTTGTGATGACAAAGGATCCAAAGGCTATGGCTTTGTTCACTTTGAGACTCAGGAGGCTGCAAACCGGGCCATTGAAACCATGAATGGGATGCTGCTGAATGATAGGAAAGT TCGAAAGACAGGTATACGTCATTTGGAATCTGGCATTGTCAACCCAAAGGCCCATTTCCTGGGAGAAAAATGTCAGTTGTCCCTGCTTAG TTTTGTTGGCCACTTCAAGTCTCGCAAGGAAAGAGAGGTGGAGTTTGGCACCAAAGCTATGAAGTTCACCAACGTCTACATCAAAAACTTTGGTGAAGACTACAGTGATGAGAAACTCAAGGAAGTCTTTTCTACATTTG GACGGACTCTCAGTGTGCGGGTGATGAAGGATGAGAGGGGGCGATCACGAGGATTTGGCTTTGTAAACTATGCTAACCACGTAGATGCTCAGAAG GCAGTTGATGAAATGAATGGGAAGGAGATCAATGGGAAAATCATCTATGCAGGGCGGGCTCAGAAGCGTCTGGAACGCCAGGGAGAGCTCAAACGCAAGTTTGACCAGATCAAACAAGACCGCATCCAGCGCTATCAG GGGGTGAATCTCTATGTAAAGAACTTGGATGATAGCATAGATGACGAGAGACTCCGGAAGGAGTTTGCCCCTTATGGCACCATCACCAGTGCTAAG GTGATGACAGATGGCTCCCAAAGCAAGGGCTTTggctttgtctgtttctcttcaccAGAAGAAGCAACAAAAGCGGTGACGGAAATGAACGGGAGAATTGTTGCAACCAAGCCACTGTACGTGGCTCTGGCTCAGCGGAGGGAGGAGCGTAAAGCAATCCTTACCAACAAGTACATGCAGAGACTTGCTACCCTGAGGACCATGACAAGTCCAATCATTGATTCATACCAGCAGGCCGGATACTACATGACTGTACCGCAG CCTCCCACTCGCTCCTTCTACAACCACAATGCTGTCAGCAACATGAGGCCAGTACCTCGCTGGACAGGACAACCACCGAGACCACAGG GCCCTTACTCGAACCAGTTTGTTGGTAATTCTGTTGCTCGACGTGGATCAACAGCCATCGCTACAGTCAGACAGGCTTCCACCCAGGCTCCACGTATTGTCAGTTCTACACAGAAGACAA ATAACATTGGGACTCAAACTATAGGAGGACGTACAGACGTGCCAGGTGTGATCAGAAGCAGCCAGTACAAGTACTCGTCTGCAGTGAGGAACCCTCAGCAG GTTGTTCCAGCCCCAGTGATGGAGCCACCACTGCACGTTCACGGCAAAGAGCCACTCACTGCCTCTATGCTGGCCGCAGCTCCACTAGTGGATCAGAAGCAGCTTCTTG GCGAGCGTTTGTACCCACTCATCCACGCAATTCACCCAAACTTGGCTGGAAAAATCACCGGGATGCTGCTGGAGATCGACAACTCGGAGCTGCTGCACATGCTGGAGTCGCCCGGGTCTCTGCACTCAAAG GTTGACGAGGCGATTGCTGTCCTGCAGGCTCACCAGGCGAAGGAATGCTCTGCTAAGAAGTGA
- the LOC120804517 gene encoding embryonic polyadenylate-binding protein-like isoform X2 — protein MNSSGPAYPLASLYVGDLHPDVTEAMLYQKFSPAGPIMSIRVCRDIITRRSLGYAYINFQQPADAECALDTMNYDVIKGRPIRIMWSQRDPGLRKSGVGNIFIKNMDESIDNKALYDTFSAFGNILSCKVVCDDKGSKGYGFVHFETQEAANRAIETMNGMLLNDRKVRKTGIRHLESGIVNPKAHFLGEKCQLSLLSFVGHFKSRKEREVEFGTKAMKFTNVYIKNFGEDYSDEKLKEVFSTFGRTLSVRVMKDERGRSRGFGFVNYANHVDAQKAVDEMNGKEINGKIIYAGRAQKRLERQGELKRKFDQIKQDRIQRYQGVNLYVKNLDDSIDDERLRKEFAPYGTITSAKVMTDGSQSKGFGFVCFSSPEEATKAVTEMNGRIVATKPLYVALAQRREERKAILTNKYMQRLATLRTMTSPIIDSYQQAGYYMTVPQPPTRSFYNHNAVSNMRPVPRWTGQPPRPQGPYSNQFVGNSVARRGSTAIATVRQASTQAPRIVSSTQKTRGRTDVPGVIRSSQYKYSSAVRNPQQVITVPAPMTRLQVVPAPVMEPPLHVHGKEPLTASMLAAAPLVDQKQLLGERLYPLIHAIHPNLAGKITGMLLEIDNSELLHMLESPGSLHSKVDEAIAVLQAHQAKECSAKK, from the exons ATGAACAGCAGTGGACCAGCATATCCACTAGCCTCTTTGTATGTAGGGGACCTGCACCCCGATGTTACAGAGGCCATGCTCTACCAGAAGTTTTCTCCTGCTGGACCCATCATGTCAATCCGTGTGTGCCGAGACATCATCACCCGCAGATCTCTGGGATATGCCTACATAAACTTCCAGCAACCAGCTGATG cgGAGTGTGCCCTCGATACAATGAACTATGACGTTATAAAGGGTCGGCCAATCCGAATAATGTGGTCTCAGCGTGACCCAGGACTCAGGAAGTCTGGTGTGGGTAACATCTTTATCAAGAACATGGATGAGTCTATTGACAACAAGGCACTGTATGATACCTTCTCGGCCTTTGGCAATATTTTGTCCTGCAAG GTTGTTTGTGATGACAAAGGATCCAAAGGCTATGGCTTTGTTCACTTTGAGACTCAGGAGGCTGCAAACCGGGCCATTGAAACCATGAATGGGATGCTGCTGAATGATAGGAAAGT TCGAAAGACAGGTATACGTCATTTGGAATCTGGCATTGTCAACCCAAAGGCCCATTTCCTGGGAGAAAAATGTCAGTTGTCCCTGCTTAG TTTTGTTGGCCACTTCAAGTCTCGCAAGGAAAGAGAGGTGGAGTTTGGCACCAAAGCTATGAAGTTCACCAACGTCTACATCAAAAACTTTGGTGAAGACTACAGTGATGAGAAACTCAAGGAAGTCTTTTCTACATTTG GACGGACTCTCAGTGTGCGGGTGATGAAGGATGAGAGGGGGCGATCACGAGGATTTGGCTTTGTAAACTATGCTAACCACGTAGATGCTCAGAAG GCAGTTGATGAAATGAATGGGAAGGAGATCAATGGGAAAATCATCTATGCAGGGCGGGCTCAGAAGCGTCTGGAACGCCAGGGAGAGCTCAAACGCAAGTTTGACCAGATCAAACAAGACCGCATCCAGCGCTATCAG GGGGTGAATCTCTATGTAAAGAACTTGGATGATAGCATAGATGACGAGAGACTCCGGAAGGAGTTTGCCCCTTATGGCACCATCACCAGTGCTAAG GTGATGACAGATGGCTCCCAAAGCAAGGGCTTTggctttgtctgtttctcttcaccAGAAGAAGCAACAAAAGCGGTGACGGAAATGAACGGGAGAATTGTTGCAACCAAGCCACTGTACGTGGCTCTGGCTCAGCGGAGGGAGGAGCGTAAAGCAATCCTTACCAACAAGTACATGCAGAGACTTGCTACCCTGAGGACCATGACAAGTCCAATCATTGATTCATACCAGCAGGCCGGATACTACATGACTGTACCGCAG CCTCCCACTCGCTCCTTCTACAACCACAATGCTGTCAGCAACATGAGGCCAGTACCTCGCTGGACAGGACAACCACCGAGACCACAGG GCCCTTACTCGAACCAGTTTGTTGGTAATTCTGTTGCTCGACGTGGATCAACAGCCATCGCTACAGTCAGACAGGCTTCCACCCAGGCTCCACGTATTGTCAGTTCTACACAGAAGACAA GAGGACGTACAGACGTGCCAGGTGTGATCAGAAGCAGCCAGTACAAGTACTCGTCTGCAGTGAGGAACCCTCAGCAGGTCATTACTGTACCTGCACCCATGACCAGACTACAG GTTGTTCCAGCCCCAGTGATGGAGCCACCACTGCACGTTCACGGCAAAGAGCCACTCACTGCCTCTATGCTGGCCGCAGCTCCACTAGTGGATCAGAAGCAGCTTCTTG GCGAGCGTTTGTACCCACTCATCCACGCAATTCACCCAAACTTGGCTGGAAAAATCACCGGGATGCTGCTGGAGATCGACAACTCGGAGCTGCTGCACATGCTGGAGTCGCCCGGGTCTCTGCACTCAAAG GTTGACGAGGCGATTGCTGTCCTGCAGGCTCACCAGGCGAAGGAATGCTCTGCTAAGAAGTGA
- the LOC120804517 gene encoding embryonic polyadenylate-binding protein-like isoform X1 — MNSSGPAYPLASLYVGDLHPDVTEAMLYQKFSPAGPIMSIRVCRDIITRRSLGYAYINFQQPADAECALDTMNYDVIKGRPIRIMWSQRDPGLRKSGVGNIFIKNMDESIDNKALYDTFSAFGNILSCKVVCDDKGSKGYGFVHFETQEAANRAIETMNGMLLNDRKVRKTGIRHLESGIVNPKAHFLGEKCQLSLLSFVGHFKSRKEREVEFGTKAMKFTNVYIKNFGEDYSDEKLKEVFSTFGRTLSVRVMKDERGRSRGFGFVNYANHVDAQKAVDEMNGKEINGKIIYAGRAQKRLERQGELKRKFDQIKQDRIQRYQGVNLYVKNLDDSIDDERLRKEFAPYGTITSAKVMTDGSQSKGFGFVCFSSPEEATKAVTEMNGRIVATKPLYVALAQRREERKAILTNKYMQRLATLRTMTSPIIDSYQQAGYYMTVPQPPTRSFYNHNAVSNMRPVPRWTGQPPRPQGPYSNQFVGNSVARRGSTAIATVRQASTQAPRIVSSTQKTNNIGTQTIGGRTDVPGVIRSSQYKYSSAVRNPQQVITVPAPMTRLQVVPAPVMEPPLHVHGKEPLTASMLAAAPLVDQKQLLGERLYPLIHAIHPNLAGKITGMLLEIDNSELLHMLESPGSLHSKVDEAIAVLQAHQAKECSAKK, encoded by the exons ATGAACAGCAGTGGACCAGCATATCCACTAGCCTCTTTGTATGTAGGGGACCTGCACCCCGATGTTACAGAGGCCATGCTCTACCAGAAGTTTTCTCCTGCTGGACCCATCATGTCAATCCGTGTGTGCCGAGACATCATCACCCGCAGATCTCTGGGATATGCCTACATAAACTTCCAGCAACCAGCTGATG cgGAGTGTGCCCTCGATACAATGAACTATGACGTTATAAAGGGTCGGCCAATCCGAATAATGTGGTCTCAGCGTGACCCAGGACTCAGGAAGTCTGGTGTGGGTAACATCTTTATCAAGAACATGGATGAGTCTATTGACAACAAGGCACTGTATGATACCTTCTCGGCCTTTGGCAATATTTTGTCCTGCAAG GTTGTTTGTGATGACAAAGGATCCAAAGGCTATGGCTTTGTTCACTTTGAGACTCAGGAGGCTGCAAACCGGGCCATTGAAACCATGAATGGGATGCTGCTGAATGATAGGAAAGT TCGAAAGACAGGTATACGTCATTTGGAATCTGGCATTGTCAACCCAAAGGCCCATTTCCTGGGAGAAAAATGTCAGTTGTCCCTGCTTAG TTTTGTTGGCCACTTCAAGTCTCGCAAGGAAAGAGAGGTGGAGTTTGGCACCAAAGCTATGAAGTTCACCAACGTCTACATCAAAAACTTTGGTGAAGACTACAGTGATGAGAAACTCAAGGAAGTCTTTTCTACATTTG GACGGACTCTCAGTGTGCGGGTGATGAAGGATGAGAGGGGGCGATCACGAGGATTTGGCTTTGTAAACTATGCTAACCACGTAGATGCTCAGAAG GCAGTTGATGAAATGAATGGGAAGGAGATCAATGGGAAAATCATCTATGCAGGGCGGGCTCAGAAGCGTCTGGAACGCCAGGGAGAGCTCAAACGCAAGTTTGACCAGATCAAACAAGACCGCATCCAGCGCTATCAG GGGGTGAATCTCTATGTAAAGAACTTGGATGATAGCATAGATGACGAGAGACTCCGGAAGGAGTTTGCCCCTTATGGCACCATCACCAGTGCTAAG GTGATGACAGATGGCTCCCAAAGCAAGGGCTTTggctttgtctgtttctcttcaccAGAAGAAGCAACAAAAGCGGTGACGGAAATGAACGGGAGAATTGTTGCAACCAAGCCACTGTACGTGGCTCTGGCTCAGCGGAGGGAGGAGCGTAAAGCAATCCTTACCAACAAGTACATGCAGAGACTTGCTACCCTGAGGACCATGACAAGTCCAATCATTGATTCATACCAGCAGGCCGGATACTACATGACTGTACCGCAG CCTCCCACTCGCTCCTTCTACAACCACAATGCTGTCAGCAACATGAGGCCAGTACCTCGCTGGACAGGACAACCACCGAGACCACAGG GCCCTTACTCGAACCAGTTTGTTGGTAATTCTGTTGCTCGACGTGGATCAACAGCCATCGCTACAGTCAGACAGGCTTCCACCCAGGCTCCACGTATTGTCAGTTCTACACAGAAGACAA ATAACATTGGGACTCAAACTATAGGAGGACGTACAGACGTGCCAGGTGTGATCAGAAGCAGCCAGTACAAGTACTCGTCTGCAGTGAGGAACCCTCAGCAGGTCATTACTGTACCTGCACCCATGACCAGACTACAG GTTGTTCCAGCCCCAGTGATGGAGCCACCACTGCACGTTCACGGCAAAGAGCCACTCACTGCCTCTATGCTGGCCGCAGCTCCACTAGTGGATCAGAAGCAGCTTCTTG GCGAGCGTTTGTACCCACTCATCCACGCAATTCACCCAAACTTGGCTGGAAAAATCACCGGGATGCTGCTGGAGATCGACAACTCGGAGCTGCTGCACATGCTGGAGTCGCCCGGGTCTCTGCACTCAAAG GTTGACGAGGCGATTGCTGTCCTGCAGGCTCACCAGGCGAAGGAATGCTCTGCTAAGAAGTGA
- the LOC120804517 gene encoding embryonic polyadenylate-binding protein-like isoform X5: MNSSGPAYPLASLYVGDLHPDVTEAMLYQKFSPAGPIMSIRVCRDIITRRSLGYAYINFQQPADAECALDTMNYDVIKGRPIRIMWSQRDPGLRKSGVGNIFIKNMDESIDNKALYDTFSAFGNILSCKVVCDDKGSKGYGFVHFETQEAANRAIETMNGMLLNDRKVFVGHFKSRKEREVEFGTKAMKFTNVYIKNFGEDYSDEKLKEVFSTFGRTLSVRVMKDERGRSRGFGFVNYANHVDAQKAVDEMNGKEINGKIIYAGRAQKRLERQGELKRKFDQIKQDRIQRYQGVNLYVKNLDDSIDDERLRKEFAPYGTITSAKVMTDGSQSKGFGFVCFSSPEEATKAVTEMNGRIVATKPLYVALAQRREERKAILTNKYMQRLATLRTMTSPIIDSYQQAGYYMTVPQPPTRSFYNHNAVSNMRPVPRWTGQPPRPQGPYSNQFVGNSVARRGSTAIATVRQASTQAPRIVSSTQKTNNIGTQTIGGRTDVPGVIRSSQYKYSSAVRNPQQVITVPAPMTRLQVVPAPVMEPPLHVHGKEPLTASMLAAAPLVDQKQLLGERLYPLIHAIHPNLAGKITGMLLEIDNSELLHMLESPGSLHSKVDEAIAVLQAHQAKECSAKK, from the exons ATGAACAGCAGTGGACCAGCATATCCACTAGCCTCTTTGTATGTAGGGGACCTGCACCCCGATGTTACAGAGGCCATGCTCTACCAGAAGTTTTCTCCTGCTGGACCCATCATGTCAATCCGTGTGTGCCGAGACATCATCACCCGCAGATCTCTGGGATATGCCTACATAAACTTCCAGCAACCAGCTGATG cgGAGTGTGCCCTCGATACAATGAACTATGACGTTATAAAGGGTCGGCCAATCCGAATAATGTGGTCTCAGCGTGACCCAGGACTCAGGAAGTCTGGTGTGGGTAACATCTTTATCAAGAACATGGATGAGTCTATTGACAACAAGGCACTGTATGATACCTTCTCGGCCTTTGGCAATATTTTGTCCTGCAAG GTTGTTTGTGATGACAAAGGATCCAAAGGCTATGGCTTTGTTCACTTTGAGACTCAGGAGGCTGCAAACCGGGCCATTGAAACCATGAATGGGATGCTGCTGAATGATAGGAAAGT TTTTGTTGGCCACTTCAAGTCTCGCAAGGAAAGAGAGGTGGAGTTTGGCACCAAAGCTATGAAGTTCACCAACGTCTACATCAAAAACTTTGGTGAAGACTACAGTGATGAGAAACTCAAGGAAGTCTTTTCTACATTTG GACGGACTCTCAGTGTGCGGGTGATGAAGGATGAGAGGGGGCGATCACGAGGATTTGGCTTTGTAAACTATGCTAACCACGTAGATGCTCAGAAG GCAGTTGATGAAATGAATGGGAAGGAGATCAATGGGAAAATCATCTATGCAGGGCGGGCTCAGAAGCGTCTGGAACGCCAGGGAGAGCTCAAACGCAAGTTTGACCAGATCAAACAAGACCGCATCCAGCGCTATCAG GGGGTGAATCTCTATGTAAAGAACTTGGATGATAGCATAGATGACGAGAGACTCCGGAAGGAGTTTGCCCCTTATGGCACCATCACCAGTGCTAAG GTGATGACAGATGGCTCCCAAAGCAAGGGCTTTggctttgtctgtttctcttcaccAGAAGAAGCAACAAAAGCGGTGACGGAAATGAACGGGAGAATTGTTGCAACCAAGCCACTGTACGTGGCTCTGGCTCAGCGGAGGGAGGAGCGTAAAGCAATCCTTACCAACAAGTACATGCAGAGACTTGCTACCCTGAGGACCATGACAAGTCCAATCATTGATTCATACCAGCAGGCCGGATACTACATGACTGTACCGCAG CCTCCCACTCGCTCCTTCTACAACCACAATGCTGTCAGCAACATGAGGCCAGTACCTCGCTGGACAGGACAACCACCGAGACCACAGG GCCCTTACTCGAACCAGTTTGTTGGTAATTCTGTTGCTCGACGTGGATCAACAGCCATCGCTACAGTCAGACAGGCTTCCACCCAGGCTCCACGTATTGTCAGTTCTACACAGAAGACAA ATAACATTGGGACTCAAACTATAGGAGGACGTACAGACGTGCCAGGTGTGATCAGAAGCAGCCAGTACAAGTACTCGTCTGCAGTGAGGAACCCTCAGCAGGTCATTACTGTACCTGCACCCATGACCAGACTACAG GTTGTTCCAGCCCCAGTGATGGAGCCACCACTGCACGTTCACGGCAAAGAGCCACTCACTGCCTCTATGCTGGCCGCAGCTCCACTAGTGGATCAGAAGCAGCTTCTTG GCGAGCGTTTGTACCCACTCATCCACGCAATTCACCCAAACTTGGCTGGAAAAATCACCGGGATGCTGCTGGAGATCGACAACTCGGAGCTGCTGCACATGCTGGAGTCGCCCGGGTCTCTGCACTCAAAG GTTGACGAGGCGATTGCTGTCCTGCAGGCTCACCAGGCGAAGGAATGCTCTGCTAAGAAGTGA